A window of Clostridium novyi genomic DNA:
GCAATGTATCCTCTAGTTATTATTTTGGGAGTTGTGGGAGCAGTTGTAACTAAAGTAACAGTTGAAATAGTAAAAGATGATGGTTCGGTAGAAGTTGTTAATAAGATAATAAAAAATACTGCAAAAGATGTTAAGCATAAAGTGAATGATATTACAGATGATGTAAAAGAAAAAGTAGGATCCATGGCATTTGATGTAAAAGAAAAATTTGATAAAGATATTAATAAAACATCTAATACATCATCTGAAGATAAAAATATATATAAGTATACTGTTAAGTTTGAAGAAGTTGATGATAAAGAGAGTGAAGAAAATAAAAACGACAGATAATACTGTCGTTTTTTCTTTTGTATAATATATGGACATATAGAAAAATTTTAAAATATTTAATTGAATAACATAGTATAATATGTAAAAAACAAATCTACGATATACTAATAAGAATATATTATAGATATATTTGATATATTTGATATATAAAAAATACATAAATGGAAAAAGTGATATATTAATTAAACTATTATATGATATAATAGAATTGTAATATAACAAAGGGGGTCGAAAACTATCAATTTATCGACTAGACAAAAAGAAATTATTGAGTTGGTTAAAGAAGGTCAACCTATAACAAGTGAAAAGTTAGCTAAAAAAATAGGAGTTACAAGGGCAGCTTTAAGACCTGATCTTGCTATATTAACTATGATTGGAATATTAGAAGCTAAACCCAAAGTAGGATATGTATATTCAAATAAATCAACTTCTAGTGTAGTTTTTGAGTATATAAGAAAAATAAAAGTTGAAGATATAATGTCAAAACCTATTACATTAGACGAAGAAACTACAGTATATAATGCTATAATAAATTTATTTTTAAATGATGTTGGAACTATTTTTGTGGAAAACAATGGATATCTTGTAGGAGCAGTATCAAGAAAAGACTTTTTAAAGATAGCTATAGGGGGAACTGATATAAATAAAGTTCCATTAGGTATAATAATGACTAGGATGCCGAATATAGTATGTGTAGAAAAAGATGAGTGTGTTTATTCGGCTGCAAAGAAAATTATTGAAAGAGAAGTTGATAGTCTTCCGGTAATTGAAAAATTACCTAATGAAGAAGGTGACAAAGTTAAAGTTATAGGTAAACTCTCTAAAACTAATATAACACGTTTATTCCTTAAATTAGGGAAAGAAAATTAATAAGTTATTAAATAAAAATGTCACGGATAAAATCCGCGACTTTTTTATTTAATATGTTTTTAAATTAAACT
This region includes:
- a CDS encoding DUF4342 domain-containing protein, encoding MSDITLEKIDILRERTGVSYTEAKEALEKCDGNVVDSLIYLENTIQENKSSIREDIYSTKEDFMKWIKDIAKKGNVNRIRVKKDEKVIVDIPVNAGVAAGVIAAMYPLVIILGVVGAVVTKVTVEIVKDDGSVEVVNKIIKNTAKDVKHKVNDITDDVKEKVGSMAFDVKEKFDKDINKTSNTSSEDKNIYKYTVKFEEVDDKESEENKNDR
- a CDS encoding helix-turn-helix transcriptional regulator yields the protein MNLSTRQKEIIELVKEGQPITSEKLAKKIGVTRAALRPDLAILTMIGILEAKPKVGYVYSNKSTSSVVFEYIRKIKVEDIMSKPITLDEETTVYNAIINLFLNDVGTIFVENNGYLVGAVSRKDFLKIAIGGTDINKVPLGIIMTRMPNIVCVEKDECVYSAAKKIIEREVDSLPVIEKLPNEEGDKVKVIGKLSKTNITRLFLKLGKEN